The following is a genomic window from Candidatus Thermoplasmatota archaeon.
CATTTTCGCTAGCTTTCTAGCATCTCTTTTCAGTATTCCGCTTATGATTAGTATTTTTGGGCAGGTATACTCCTAATAGACTACGTGGAATAGAAACATCCTCTACCTATTGCGTCTCCTAGCAGTAGTTTTACAAAGCTACTTCATAACACATGAAACAGCCGGTAACCATGACGTTCTGATGTTCGCCACCTGTGCCATATCGTATTGTCATAGGATAGTTTTTCTCAGATATACATTTCTGCGTCGTTATGCATCAGTTATATGATCCGCGTCAGGTACAAGTAGTTGTCACACTGTTCAACAGACGGAGTATACCGCTCGGTAATCCTATTATCTCGGTGTCGAAAAATACATACATGCAAGACTATGAATACTCTGCTCTCTGTAGAGGGTGTTTTACCACCTACTTAGTGTGCGTTGATCCATGCTCCAATATCTGCAACAACGTCACCTGCGACATGACCTTCGATAAGATACTCTGTATTCGTCGGAACCCCGGTTCCAGGTATAAATAAATGATTCAATGCGTCGTAGGTTTTCAACGTCACCAATGGGTCACCAGCGAATGTGGCCGCCCAGGTATTGAAATCGGTCATGGTCACTTGGTAATCTCGTTTTCCCTGGAGGAACAACTTAGGGATGCTAAGGTTTTTTGCAGTTGAGACAGGATCATAGGTTGCAAGATCCGCCCAATATGACCGGGGAGCTCCAATAACGTTTTCACCGTCGCGGATATTCAACGTTTTGATCTTTTGAACAACCTCTTTCACTGCCGTTAGTTGCGAACTGTTTTCATCAACTGAGGTGTAAAGACTAGAAAGATAGAGCATCTGCTCTAAATACAAATCCTCAAGATGCCGTGTCGGCGCTGCGAGAAAAACCAGCCCTGCGATCCGGTTATCTTGCATCACGATACGAGGTGCAAGCATCCCGCCGAGACTATGACCAAGGACAAACATCCTTGAATGATTCACCATGGGTGATACGTTAAGCACGTCTAGTGCTGCTAGCACATCATCAATAACCTCATCCTGGACAGTAAAATTTGCAACTGCAACTGATTGCTTCGGATACTGTTTCGTTCTTTTTTCATACCGCAATACCACGATACCCTGAGAGGCAAGCCCCCATGCGATATCCTTGAATGGTTTATTTGGGCCAACCGTCTCATCACGATCATGCGATCCAGATCCCTGAACCAATACGACTGCAGGAAACGGCCCTGATCCTTTCGGGATCGACATTGTTCCCGGGAGCGCCCACTCACCAGAGCCCACGGTCAC
Proteins encoded in this region:
- a CDS encoding DUF3887 domain-containing protein, with the protein product MQRNICFTVVLGLILVGGALFSGCIQKPHPESKTSEEIALELVDSLNSGRYTEAHSLFNASVTAVMSVQQLQQIWASILQQYGTYLGVVGTRLANDAGYVVVYVTLNFSNTGALDLRLVFDDHNLIVGMQFVPAPTTHTYTAPEYVDLSMFDEVNVTVGSGEWALPGTMSIPKGSGPFPAVVLVQGSGSHDRDETVGPNKPFKDIAWGLASQGIVVLRYEKRTKQYPKQSVAVANFTVQDEVIDDVLAALDVLNVSPMVNHSRMFVLGHSLGGMLAPRIVMQDNRIAGLVFLAAPTRHLEDLYLEQMLYLSSLYTSVDENSSQLTAVKEVVQKIKTLNIRDGENVIGAPRSYWADLATYDPVSTAKNLSIPKLFLQGKRDYQVTMTDFNTWAATFAGDPLVTLKTYDALNHLFIPGTGVPTNTEYLIEGHVAGDVVADIGAWINAH